The following are encoded in a window of Saccharothrix longispora genomic DNA:
- a CDS encoding TIGR03842 family LLM class F420-dependent oxidoreductase — protein sequence MDFGVVLQTDPPARDVVAGLRAAEDNGFRYGWTFDSCVLWQEPFVIYSQVLAATKSLVVGPMVTNPSTRDWSVTASLFATLNDMFGNRTVCGIGRGDSARRVIGQKPASLATLGRAMTVIKELAEGREVEHHGTPVRIPWVRDGRLEVWMAAYGPKALRMVGEQADGFILQTADPDIARWTIGSVREAAVAAGRDPSSITMCVAAPAYVGDDLPHQREQLRWFGGMVGNHVADLVARYGDSGAVPAALTDYIKDREGYDYAHHGRAGNRSTDFVPDPIVDRFCLLGPASAHVERLLELKEIGVDNFALYLMHDEKDKTLAAYGEQVIGAV from the coding sequence GTGGACTTCGGTGTGGTGCTCCAGACCGACCCGCCCGCGCGGGACGTCGTGGCCGGCCTGCGGGCGGCGGAGGACAACGGGTTCCGGTACGGCTGGACGTTCGACTCGTGCGTGCTGTGGCAGGAGCCGTTCGTCATCTACTCGCAGGTGCTGGCGGCGACGAAGTCGTTGGTGGTCGGCCCGATGGTGACGAACCCGAGCACGCGGGACTGGTCGGTGACCGCGTCGCTGTTCGCCACGCTGAACGACATGTTCGGCAACCGCACGGTGTGCGGCATCGGGCGCGGCGACTCGGCGCGGCGGGTGATCGGGCAGAAGCCGGCGTCGCTGGCCACCCTCGGGCGGGCCATGACGGTGATCAAGGAGCTGGCCGAGGGGCGCGAGGTCGAGCACCACGGCACGCCGGTGCGCATCCCGTGGGTGCGCGACGGCAGGCTGGAGGTGTGGATGGCCGCGTACGGGCCGAAGGCGCTCAGGATGGTCGGCGAGCAGGCTGACGGGTTCATCCTCCAGACGGCGGACCCGGACATCGCCCGCTGGACCATCGGGTCGGTGCGCGAGGCGGCGGTGGCGGCGGGGCGCGACCCGTCGTCGATCACGATGTGCGTGGCCGCGCCCGCGTACGTCGGCGACGACCTGCCGCACCAGCGCGAGCAGCTGCGCTGGTTCGGCGGCATGGTCGGCAACCACGTGGCCGACCTGGTCGCCCGCTACGGCGACTCGGGCGCGGTGCCGGCGGCGCTGACCGACTACATCAAGGATCGCGAGGGCTACGACTACGCCCACCACGGCCGCGCGGGCAACCGGTCGACCGACTTCGTGCCGGACCCGATCGTGGACCGGTTCTGCCTCCTCGGGCCGGCGTCGGCGCACGTGGAGCGGTTGCTGGAGCTCAAGGAGATCGGCGTGGACAACTTCGCGCTGTACCTGATGCACGACGAGAAGGACAAGACCCTGGCCGCGTACGGGGAGCAGGTGATCGGCGCGGTGTGA
- a CDS encoding DUF397 domain-containing protein has protein sequence MEVAFAARAVGVRDSKDSAPRLAFTPTAWHAFLGGLKGR, from the coding sequence GTGGAAGTGGCGTTCGCAGCGCGGGCCGTCGGCGTGCGGGACTCCAAGGACTCCGCTCCGCGCCTGGCCTTCACCCCGACCGCGTGGCACGCCTTCCTCGGCGGGTTGAAGGGGCGCTGA
- a CDS encoding DUF5753 domain-containing protein, whose amino-acid sequence MEPRASNALSRELGDALRRARRRSAVKVGVLVEELGWSVAKISKLEHGTRGASLPDIARYAGRLHADQPTYDHIMSLAQAQNTGHVVRSHEIAMPDNLRALLLHEQTAEVIWSYQIALVPGLLQTEGYARALMTADAEHRVAERMARQGIFERLRPPEGRFFVLEPALHHVVGGPQVMYEQVLRLLFRGGVRVVPFADQLPASLTSAFTFMTFAEHPPVSYVEAGPVSLLSDEAETTERFRQACDDLDRVALGEEQSWSVFAAWVDRYDRLREERRGAGGGAVA is encoded by the coding sequence ATGGAGCCACGCGCGTCCAACGCGCTCAGCCGCGAACTGGGTGACGCCCTTCGCCGAGCCCGCCGCCGGTCCGCCGTCAAGGTCGGGGTCCTCGTCGAGGAGTTGGGCTGGTCGGTCGCGAAGATATCGAAACTGGAACACGGGACGCGTGGCGCGAGCCTGCCGGACATCGCCCGCTACGCCGGCCGGCTCCACGCCGACCAACCCACCTACGACCACATCATGTCCCTGGCCCAGGCGCAGAACACCGGCCACGTCGTCCGGTCGCACGAGATCGCGATGCCCGACAACCTGCGCGCGCTGCTCCTGCACGAGCAGACCGCCGAGGTCATCTGGTCGTACCAGATCGCCCTCGTTCCCGGGCTGCTCCAGACGGAGGGGTACGCCCGAGCGCTGATGACCGCCGACGCCGAGCACCGCGTGGCCGAGCGCATGGCCCGGCAGGGGATCTTCGAGCGGCTCCGGCCGCCCGAGGGGCGCTTCTTCGTCCTCGAACCGGCGCTGCACCACGTGGTGGGCGGTCCGCAGGTGATGTACGAGCAGGTGCTGCGGCTGCTGTTCCGCGGCGGGGTGCGGGTGGTGCCCTTCGCGGATCAACTGCCCGCGTCGCTGACCTCCGCCTTCACCTTCATGACCTTCGCCGAGCACCCGCCCGTCTCGTACGTCGAGGCCGGTCCGGTGTCGCTGCTCTCGGACGAGGCCGAGACCACCGAGCGGTTCCGGCAGGCGTGCGACGACCTCGACCGGGTGGCGCTGGGTGAGGAACAATCGTGGTCGGTGTTCGCCGCGTGGGTGGACCGCTACGACCGACTGCGGGAGGAACGGCGTGGGGCTGGAGGAGGAGCAGTGGCGTAG
- a CDS encoding DUF4240 domain-containing protein codes for MTLPTAADEARFWTMLENAWAGLGPEANDLRRALAKRDTSTEAFDEAAQLEEHLDRVLVALREAAADLSSAELTALDRVVERKLHDIDRRDVHEVTDGSDDGFLYARGFVVALGQEFYEAVARDPRIAVEDASAESFCYLFAHLHSEKFGDYPETGSGITRESFANPAGWRD; via the coding sequence ATGACCCTTCCCACCGCCGCCGACGAGGCCCGTTTCTGGACGATGCTGGAGAACGCCTGGGCCGGGCTCGGTCCCGAGGCGAACGACCTGCGTCGTGCCCTGGCGAAGCGCGACACGTCCACCGAGGCGTTCGACGAGGCCGCCCAGCTCGAAGAGCACCTCGACCGGGTGCTGGTCGCCCTGCGCGAGGCCGCCGCCGACCTGTCCTCCGCCGAGCTGACCGCCCTGGACCGCGTGGTCGAGCGCAAGCTGCACGACATCGACCGGCGGGACGTGCACGAGGTCACCGACGGCTCCGACGACGGCTTCCTCTACGCCCGCGGCTTCGTCGTCGCCCTCGGGCAGGAGTTCTACGAGGCCGTGGCGCGCGACCCCCGGATCGCCGTGGAGGACGCGTCGGCCGAGTCGTTCTGCTACCTGTTCGCCCACCTGCACTCGGAGAAGTTCGGGGATTACCCGGAGACGGGGTCGGGGATCACCCGGGAATCGTTCGCCAACCCGGCGGGGTGGCGCGACTAG
- a CDS encoding PH domain-containing protein has translation MIDFEKQSVFKLAPCRPEDIASQVSPILIQGEQIVSCFKTVRDFVVFTNKRIIAVNVQGMTGRKKDFTTLPYSRVQVFSIETAGTFDMDAELDLWFSGLGKVRLEFKGHADVKLLGQVIATYVL, from the coding sequence GTGATCGACTTCGAGAAGCAGTCCGTCTTCAAGCTCGCGCCGTGCCGGCCGGAGGACATCGCGTCGCAGGTCTCGCCCATCCTGATCCAGGGCGAGCAGATCGTGTCGTGCTTCAAGACCGTGCGCGACTTCGTCGTGTTCACGAACAAGCGGATCATCGCGGTCAACGTCCAGGGCATGACCGGCCGCAAGAAGGACTTCACGACCCTGCCCTACAGCCGCGTCCAGGTGTTCTCCATCGAGACCGCCGGGACGTTCGACATGGACGCCGAGCTGGACCTGTGGTTCTCCGGCCTGGGCAAGGTGCGGCTGGAGTTCAAGGGCCACGCCGACGTGAAGCTGCTGGGGCAGGTCATCGCCACGTACGTGCTCTGA
- a CDS encoding NUDIX hydrolase, whose protein sequence is MTSSGVATAFLVLLALAVLVGPWTLGTANRLDRLHVRTDSAWLALDAALARRAVVTRAVAVVCGQPEVRAAADEAERAPRPEREAAENRLSALLEDLDRSRLEPALAAELSDAEQRVVLARRVHNDAVRDTLALRRRRSVRWLRLAGTAPTPSYFEIAEPGVDDEPSALTQRVSARVVLLDPADRVLMFEGFDPVRPDELFWFTVGGGVEPDEELRDAAVRELFEETGLRLAAADLVGPVWKRHAVFSFDGLGYAAVEWFFVARVPTGVEVDTSRFDDVEQRTIRRHRWWSAADLVSADATVYPVQLPEVLPDVLGGWDGTTRSVR, encoded by the coding sequence GTGACCAGCTCCGGTGTCGCGACGGCGTTCCTGGTCCTGCTGGCGCTGGCGGTGCTCGTCGGGCCGTGGACCCTCGGTACGGCCAACCGGCTCGACCGGTTGCACGTGCGCACCGACTCGGCGTGGCTGGCCCTCGACGCGGCCCTCGCGCGCCGCGCCGTGGTGACCAGGGCGGTGGCGGTGGTGTGCGGGCAGCCGGAGGTGCGGGCCGCCGCGGACGAGGCCGAACGGGCGCCGCGCCCGGAGCGCGAAGCGGCCGAGAACCGGCTGTCCGCGCTGCTGGAGGACCTGGACCGGAGCCGGTTGGAGCCCGCGCTGGCCGCCGAGCTGTCCGACGCCGAGCAGCGCGTCGTGCTGGCGCGGCGGGTGCACAACGACGCCGTGCGCGACACCCTCGCGCTGCGCCGCCGCCGGTCGGTGCGCTGGCTGCGGCTGGCGGGCACCGCGCCCACGCCGTCGTACTTCGAGATCGCCGAACCCGGCGTCGACGACGAGCCGTCCGCGCTGACCCAGCGGGTGTCGGCGCGCGTCGTGCTGCTCGACCCGGCCGACCGGGTGCTGATGTTCGAGGGCTTCGACCCGGTGCGGCCGGACGAGCTGTTCTGGTTCACCGTCGGCGGCGGCGTCGAGCCCGACGAGGAGCTGCGGGACGCGGCCGTGCGCGAGCTGTTCGAGGAGACCGGCCTGCGGCTGGCCGCGGCCGACCTGGTCGGCCCGGTGTGGAAGCGGCACGCCGTGTTCTCGTTCGACGGCCTGGGCTACGCGGCCGTGGAGTGGTTCTTCGTGGCCCGCGTGCCCACCGGCGTCGAGGTCGACACGTCCCGCTTCGACGACGTCGAGCAGCGCACCATCCGCCGCCACCGCTGGTGGTCCGCCGCCGACCTGGTCTCGGCCGACGCCACCGTGTACCCGGTGCAGCTCCCCGAGGTGCTGCCCGACGTGCTGGGCGGCTGGGACGGCACGACCCGGTCGGTGCGGTGA
- a CDS encoding glycosyltransferase family 4 protein, translated as MRVGIVCPYSFEVPGGVQAHVVDLARALRGLGHEVEVLAPADDDTPVPEFVTAAGRSVGIPYNGSVARLSFGPVSFSRVRRWIAEHEFDVLHLHEPTAPSLSMLALMVAEGPIVATFHTSTPRSKMLSAFQAVLQPFLEKITARIAVSALARRVQVEHLGGDAVEIPNGVDVGFFADASPLDGYPRPGGTIGFVGRFTEPRKGMPVLLEAFRALDLPDVRLLVVGRGEEDELRKQAGPELASRMVFLGMVDDETKARALRSVDVYCAPNTGGESFGIILTEAMSAGAVVAASDLDAFRRVLDDGKAGVLTPVGDPAALASALRDLLTDPDRRARYADAARQRVMAFDWSVVANQVLRVYESATAADPRRVGEA; from the coding sequence GTGAGGGTCGGCATCGTCTGCCCGTACTCGTTCGAGGTCCCCGGCGGGGTGCAGGCGCACGTGGTGGACCTGGCCCGCGCCCTGCGCGGCCTCGGCCACGAGGTCGAGGTGCTGGCCCCGGCCGACGACGACACGCCCGTGCCGGAGTTCGTGACAGCCGCCGGGCGCTCCGTCGGCATCCCCTACAACGGGTCGGTGGCGCGGCTGTCGTTCGGCCCCGTGTCGTTCAGCCGGGTACGGCGGTGGATCGCCGAGCACGAGTTCGACGTCCTGCACCTGCACGAACCCACCGCGCCGTCGCTGTCGATGCTCGCGCTGATGGTCGCCGAGGGGCCGATCGTGGCCACCTTCCACACCTCCACGCCCCGGTCGAAGATGCTGTCCGCGTTCCAAGCCGTGCTCCAGCCGTTCCTGGAGAAGATCACCGCCCGGATCGCGGTGTCCGCGCTGGCCAGGCGCGTGCAGGTGGAGCACCTGGGCGGTGACGCGGTGGAGATCCCCAACGGCGTGGACGTCGGGTTCTTCGCCGACGCGTCCCCGCTGGACGGCTACCCGCGCCCCGGCGGCACGATCGGGTTCGTCGGCCGGTTCACCGAGCCGCGCAAGGGCATGCCGGTGCTCCTGGAGGCGTTCCGCGCGCTCGACCTGCCGGACGTGCGGCTGCTCGTGGTGGGGCGCGGCGAGGAGGACGAGCTGCGCAAGCAGGCCGGCCCGGAGCTGGCCTCGCGGATGGTGTTCCTCGGCATGGTCGACGACGAGACGAAGGCGCGCGCGCTGCGCAGCGTCGACGTCTACTGCGCGCCCAACACCGGCGGCGAGAGCTTCGGGATCATCCTCACCGAGGCGATGTCGGCGGGCGCGGTGGTCGCGGCGAGCGACCTCGACGCGTTCCGGCGCGTGCTCGACGACGGCAAGGCGGGGGTGCTGACCCCGGTCGGTGACCCGGCCGCGCTGGCCTCGGCGCTGCGCGACCTGCTGACCGACCCCGACCGGCGTGCCCGCTACGCGGACGCGGCGCGGCAGCGGGTGATGGCGTTCGACTGGTCCGTGGTGGCCAACCAGGTGCTGCGCGTCTACGAGAGCGCGACGGCGGCCGACCCGCGGCGGGTGGGGGAGGCGTGA
- a CDS encoding phosphatidylinositol mannoside acyltransferase: MNERLADLGYAAGWRLVRLLPERPAVALFDRIADWTARKGGPAQLRANLKRVVPQAGEAEMDELVRASMRSYLRYWREAFRLPSMDLETVFAELDRSITGVENLDAALAEGRGAVVALPHSGNWDMAGVWLVGHSGTFATVAERLKPESLYRRFIAFRETLGFEVVPLTGGERNPAVVLAERLRANRVVCLLADRDLTAGGVPVTFFGERTMMPAGPAHLAATTGAALLPVGVWFTGSGWTFRIHPPVRVQGVADVASATQSLADVFAADIAAHPADWHMMQPLWLADLPESRQRALARVLARREAAE; the protein is encoded by the coding sequence GTGAACGAACGGCTGGCCGACCTCGGCTACGCGGCCGGGTGGCGGCTGGTGCGGCTGCTCCCGGAGAGACCGGCGGTCGCGCTGTTCGACCGCATCGCCGACTGGACCGCCCGCAAGGGGGGCCCGGCGCAGTTGCGGGCCAACCTGAAGCGGGTCGTGCCGCAGGCCGGCGAAGCCGAGATGGACGAGCTGGTGCGTGCCTCCATGCGCTCCTACCTGCGGTACTGGCGCGAGGCGTTCCGGCTGCCGTCGATGGACCTGGAGACCGTGTTCGCCGAGCTGGACCGGTCGATCACCGGCGTGGAGAACCTCGACGCGGCGCTCGCCGAGGGCCGGGGCGCGGTGGTCGCGCTCCCGCACAGCGGCAACTGGGACATGGCGGGGGTGTGGCTCGTCGGGCACTCCGGCACGTTCGCCACGGTCGCCGAGCGGCTCAAGCCCGAGTCGCTGTACCGGCGGTTCATCGCCTTCCGCGAGACGCTGGGCTTCGAGGTGGTGCCGCTGACCGGCGGCGAGCGCAACCCGGCGGTCGTGCTGGCCGAGCGGCTGCGCGCCAACCGGGTGGTGTGCCTGCTCGCCGACCGCGACCTGACCGCGGGCGGCGTGCCGGTGACGTTCTTCGGCGAGCGCACGATGATGCCCGCCGGCCCCGCGCACCTCGCCGCCACGACGGGCGCCGCGCTGCTGCCGGTGGGCGTCTGGTTCACCGGCAGCGGCTGGACGTTCCGCATCCACCCGCCCGTCCGGGTCCAGGGCGTCGCCGACGTGGCGTCGGCGACCCAGTCGCTGGCGGACGTGTTCGCCGCCGACATCGCCGCGCACCCCGCGGACTGGCACATGATGCAGCCGCTGTGGCTCGCCGACCTGCCCGAGAGTAGGCAGCGGGCGCTGGCCAGGGTGCTCGCGCGCAGGGAGGCCGCCGAGTGA
- the pgsA gene encoding phosphatidylinositol phosphate synthase, which yields MLNIFARASVSRVTDPIGAWLLRRGLTPNAVTVLGTVGSVAASLWFIPRGELFAGAAVVAAFVLFDLLDGAMARARGGGTRFGAVLDASCDRIADGALFAAVAWWAFDAGERGLAAATLVSLVGAQVTSYVKARAEASGLSADGGLAERAERFIISLLGVGLHGLGVPYVLPIALYLLAALVTITVVQRVLAVSRAARDDRDEEDIPT from the coding sequence ATGCTGAACATCTTCGCCCGCGCGTCGGTCTCGCGCGTCACCGATCCGATCGGGGCGTGGCTGCTGCGCCGCGGCCTCACCCCGAACGCCGTCACCGTGCTGGGCACCGTCGGCTCCGTCGCCGCGTCCCTGTGGTTCATCCCGCGCGGGGAGCTGTTCGCGGGCGCGGCGGTCGTCGCCGCGTTCGTGCTGTTCGACCTCCTCGACGGGGCGATGGCGCGCGCCCGGGGAGGCGGCACGAGGTTCGGGGCCGTGCTCGACGCGAGCTGCGACCGCATCGCCGACGGCGCGCTGTTCGCGGCCGTCGCGTGGTGGGCGTTCGACGCGGGGGAGCGGGGCCTCGCCGCGGCGACCCTGGTGTCGCTGGTCGGCGCGCAGGTCACGTCCTACGTGAAGGCGCGCGCCGAGGCGTCCGGGCTGTCCGCGGACGGCGGCCTCGCCGAACGCGCCGAGCGGTTCATCATCTCCCTGCTCGGCGTGGGCCTGCACGGCCTCGGGGTGCCCTACGTCCTGCCGATCGCGCTGTACCTGCTGGCCGCGCTGGTCACCATCACCGTCGTGCAGCGGGTGCTGGCCGTGAGCCGCGCCGCGAGGGACGACCGGGACGAGGAGGACATCCCAACGTGA
- a CDS encoding helix-turn-helix domain-containing protein, with protein MTAPERSRLARERLSRELRRLRTEAKMTGTATARATGMSQSKLSKIENGMLLPSVTDVERLVAELSATRETRLELVELARQLHAEAETRRVVLHRGAHRHQQTVARIEARATTSRFFQNAGVPALLQSENYLRVVLNTTPSHEQDTAIATLRNRRARMDDLGKRFVFLLAESALRWRMGSADLMCEQIDHLVQTMRRSNVQLGVVPWTVDANMVALHGFQVYDERVVTLSVLTGNATITDPHDVREYLALFGRLERLAVRGEALEDLLENISRDHRKLG; from the coding sequence ATGACCGCACCAGAGCGTTCGCGGCTGGCCCGAGAACGGCTCTCGCGCGAGTTACGGCGGCTGCGCACCGAGGCCAAGATGACCGGTACGGCCACGGCGCGCGCGACCGGGATGAGCCAGTCGAAACTGTCGAAGATCGAGAACGGCATGCTCCTCCCGTCCGTGACCGACGTGGAGAGACTGGTGGCCGAGCTGTCGGCGACCAGGGAGACCAGGCTGGAGCTGGTGGAGCTGGCCCGGCAGCTGCACGCCGAGGCGGAGACCCGCCGCGTGGTGCTGCACCGGGGCGCGCACCGCCACCAGCAGACCGTGGCCCGCATCGAGGCCAGGGCCACCACCAGCCGCTTCTTCCAGAACGCGGGTGTGCCCGCGCTGCTGCAGAGCGAGAACTACCTGCGGGTGGTGCTGAACACCACGCCGTCGCACGAGCAGGACACCGCCATCGCGACCCTGCGCAACCGCCGGGCGCGCATGGACGACCTGGGCAAGCGGTTCGTGTTCCTCCTCGCGGAGAGCGCGTTGCGCTGGCGGATGGGCTCGGCGGACCTGATGTGCGAGCAGATCGACCACTTGGTGCAGACCATGCGCAGGTCCAACGTGCAGCTCGGCGTGGTGCCGTGGACGGTGGACGCGAACATGGTCGCGCTGCACGGGTTCCAGGTCTACGACGAGCGCGTGGTGACGCTGAGCGTGCTGACCGGCAACGCCACCATCACCGACCCGCACGACGTGCGCGAGTACCTGGCCCTGTTCGGCCGGCTGGAGCGGCTCGCGGTGCGCGGGGAGGCGCTGGAGGACCTGTTGGAGAACATCTCCAGGGACCACCGCAAGCTCGGCTGA
- a CDS encoding HIT family protein, producing the protein MTTDFEEQDGVGVHDALQRLWTPHRLSYVRGEGKAVGDEPEGCPFCRVTDLDDADGLILARGELVFAVLNLYPYNPGHLMVLPYRHVPDYTDLTVAETAEFAAFTQRAMRVMRRVASPHGFNIGMNQGVVAGAGIAAHLHQHVVPRWGGDANFMPVIGQTKVLPQLLGETRRLLSDAWEEPDLTG; encoded by the coding sequence GTGACGACGGACTTCGAGGAGCAGGACGGGGTCGGGGTCCACGACGCGCTGCAGCGCCTGTGGACCCCGCACCGCCTGTCGTACGTGCGCGGCGAGGGCAAGGCCGTCGGCGACGAACCCGAGGGGTGCCCGTTCTGCCGGGTCACCGACCTCGACGACGCCGACGGCCTGATCCTGGCCCGCGGCGAACTGGTCTTCGCGGTGCTCAACCTCTACCCGTACAACCCGGGTCACCTGATGGTGCTGCCCTACCGGCACGTGCCCGACTACACCGACCTGACGGTCGCGGAGACGGCCGAGTTCGCCGCGTTCACGCAGCGCGCCATGCGCGTGATGCGGCGGGTGGCGAGCCCGCACGGCTTCAACATCGGGATGAACCAGGGCGTGGTGGCGGGCGCGGGCATCGCGGCCCACCTGCACCAGCACGTCGTGCCCCGGTGGGGCGGCGACGCGAACTTCATGCCCGTGATCGGCCAGACGAAGGTGCTGCCGCAACTGCTGGGGGAGACCCGCCGGTTGCTGTCCGACGCCTGGGAGGAACCCGACCTGACGGGGTGA
- the thrS gene encoding threonine--tRNA ligase, giving the protein MSEPRPAAAFDPPRVVVPAGTTAGTAVREAGLPGKGPDAVVVVRDPEGNLRDLSWAPRVEVEVEAVAADTEDGRSVIRHSAAHVLAQAVQQQFPEAKLGIGPPVRDGFYYDFQVDKPFTPEDLQALEKRMKAIVKGAQRFDRRVVESVDAAKAELADEPFKLELVDLKSDVDTAEVMEVGGGELTVYDNLDPRSGDRVWGDLCRGPHVPTTKHIPAFKLTRVAAAYWRGNEKNPQLQRIYGTAWESQEALDAHLERIAEAERRDHRKLGAELDLFSFPDELGSGLPVFHPRGGIIRRELEDYARRRHEEAEYEFVNTPHISKSGLFHTSGHLPYYADTMFPPIEFEGEDYYLKAMNCPMHNLVFRSRGRSYRELPLRLFEFGTVYRYEKSGVVHGLTRVRGLTMDDSHIYCTKEQMPGELRSLLKFVLDLLADYGLSDFYLELSTRDDSPKFIGDPEEWEEATETLRRAALDSGLELVPDPGGAAYYGPKISVQAKDAIGRSWQMSTIQLDFNQPKRFELEYTAADGSRQRPIMIHRALFGSIERFFGVLTEHYAGAFPAWLAPVQVVGIPIADEHADHLFEVAKRLKAKGVRVEVDTSDDRMQKKIRTHTTQKVPFMLLAGGKDVEQGAVSFRFRDGTQVNGVPVDQAVEKVVDWITRRENASPTADLVQ; this is encoded by the coding sequence GTGTCCGAGCCACGTCCCGCGGCCGCTTTCGACCCACCTCGCGTGGTGGTGCCGGCGGGGACCACGGCGGGCACCGCGGTCCGCGAGGCCGGTCTGCCGGGCAAGGGCCCCGACGCCGTCGTGGTCGTCCGCGACCCCGAGGGCAACCTGCGCGACCTGTCGTGGGCGCCTCGGGTGGAGGTCGAGGTGGAGGCGGTCGCCGCCGACACCGAGGACGGCCGCAGCGTGATCCGGCACTCCGCCGCCCACGTGCTGGCGCAGGCAGTGCAGCAGCAGTTCCCGGAGGCCAAGCTGGGCATCGGCCCGCCGGTCCGGGACGGCTTCTACTACGACTTCCAGGTGGACAAGCCGTTCACCCCCGAGGACCTCCAGGCGCTGGAGAAGCGCATGAAGGCGATCGTCAAGGGCGCGCAGCGGTTCGACCGCCGCGTCGTCGAGTCGGTCGACGCCGCCAAGGCCGAACTGGCCGACGAGCCGTTCAAGCTCGAACTGGTCGACCTCAAGAGCGACGTGGACACCGCCGAGGTCATGGAGGTGGGCGGCGGCGAGCTGACCGTCTACGACAACCTCGACCCGCGCTCGGGCGACCGCGTCTGGGGCGACCTGTGCCGCGGCCCGCACGTGCCGACGACCAAGCACATCCCGGCGTTCAAGCTGACCAGGGTCGCCGCCGCCTACTGGCGCGGCAACGAGAAGAACCCGCAGCTCCAGCGCATCTACGGCACCGCGTGGGAGTCGCAGGAGGCCCTCGACGCCCACCTGGAGCGCATCGCCGAGGCCGAGCGGCGCGACCACCGCAAGCTGGGCGCGGAGCTGGACCTGTTCAGCTTCCCGGACGAGCTGGGCTCCGGCCTGCCGGTGTTCCACCCCCGTGGCGGCATCATCCGCCGCGAGCTGGAGGACTACGCGCGCCGCCGGCACGAGGAGGCGGAGTACGAGTTCGTCAACACCCCGCACATCAGCAAGAGCGGGCTGTTCCACACCTCCGGCCACCTGCCGTACTACGCGGACACGATGTTCCCGCCCATCGAGTTCGAGGGCGAGGACTACTACCTCAAGGCCATGAACTGCCCGATGCACAACCTGGTCTTCAGGTCGCGCGGGCGGTCCTACCGGGAGCTGCCGCTGCGGCTGTTCGAGTTCGGCACGGTCTACCGGTACGAGAAGTCCGGCGTCGTGCACGGCCTCACCCGGGTCCGCGGCCTGACCATGGACGACTCCCACATCTACTGCACCAAGGAGCAGATGCCGGGCGAGCTCCGGTCGCTGCTCAAGTTCGTGCTCGACCTGCTCGCCGACTACGGCCTGAGCGACTTCTACCTGGAGCTGTCCACCCGGGACGACTCGCCCAAGTTCATCGGCGACCCGGAGGAGTGGGAAGAGGCGACCGAGACGCTGCGCCGGGCGGCGCTCGACTCCGGTCTGGAGCTGGTGCCCGACCCGGGCGGCGCCGCGTACTACGGGCCGAAGATCTCGGTGCAGGCCAAGGACGCCATCGGCCGGTCGTGGCAGATGTCCACCATCCAGCTGGACTTCAACCAGCCCAAGCGGTTCGAGCTGGAGTACACCGCGGCGGACGGCTCGCGGCAGCGGCCGATCATGATCCACCGCGCCCTGTTCGGCTCGATCGAGCGGTTCTTCGGCGTGCTGACCGAGCACTACGCGGGCGCGTTCCCGGCGTGGCTGGCGCCGGTGCAGGTCGTGGGCATCCCGATCGCCGACGAGCACGCCGACCACCTGTTCGAGGTGGCGAAGCGGCTCAAGGCGAAGGGCGTCCGCGTCGAGGTGGACACCTCGGACGACCGCATGCAGAAGAAGATCCGCACCCACACCACGCAGAAGGTGCCGTTCATGCTGCTCGCGGGTGGCAAGGACGTGGAACAGGGCGCGGTGTCGTTCCGGTTCCGCGACGGGACGCAGGTCAACGGCGTGCCGGTCGACCAGGCGGTCGAGAAGGTCGTCGACTGGATCACCCGCCGCGAGAACGCCTCGCCCACGGCGGACCTCGTCCAGTGA